One Desulfovibrio fairfieldensis genomic window carries:
- a CDS encoding SMI1/KNR4 family protein, with product MSMHMIEDMMESTVRLLYYNGHGRIDGISVCDICRNLYKLQDKFDCDYTVLRVKDELKALGYLKIFSVEDLPAEERAAAESLKDSRFLKNAYIDKDCRIYVSYASEMWHTLADSGIIPSSKAKPKELKTFKLAKLIIPIAAEKAKIVGTEGNNAKAVLAYWYATLPTLMYLENCIRVNRAEFTTLRDMSGIPKAFALADELGLTDELEDLESTADDYEIPYLKGYAEPYIRWRDSDDGIELDEQTIQKKAALYWLQKQYKKADRFAARLPEPSATIFRSTITLSHCTEIVASGKMDRYPFSELTVAQVELMDLSSSGFAVPKVEKALTELLETCAKTPATTTPLYTMLAQCHFFLDKWGEGLKTLQTAFNLLFEEAEEKTSSTSLANFTAGYYQAVINLCPLNVLNDLPLPEKILPTKQAAQSLIDTAEREGANSERCVRIAALYLVENDFRQAAVWLGKAKEQDENDTYSVPIALIERKFNMAKTAQLAANFENENNLAKKYLKGLQLAYYKSRQGKEWHDFETVYAGTSKEDINALKALYPDVPASLIQLLEHVDGTYYRDYSGEKVTFYFLGSDVKKYPYYLLSAAQIVKDKDAAGWLKEYIAKDNPYDNVDEKIADKADNICWLHFADCMNNGGGSQLFIDFSPSGKGKKGQIIRFLHDPDTLTVIADSFNEYLQMLIDKKYDFVMSDYERMRAEVIS from the coding sequence ATGTCGATGCATATGATAGAGGATATGATGGAATCAACCGTCCGCCTGCTGTACTACAACGGCCACGGCAGGATAGATGGTATCAGCGTCTGCGATATTTGCCGGAATTTATACAAATTACAGGATAAATTTGATTGTGACTATACCGTTTTGCGGGTAAAGGATGAGCTGAAGGCGTTGGGGTATCTGAAGATTTTCAGCGTGGAGGATTTGCCAGCGGAAGAGCGCGCCGCCGCCGAAAGCTTAAAGGACAGCCGCTTTCTGAAGAATGCATATATAGACAAAGACTGTAGGATATATGTCTCCTACGCAAGCGAGATGTGGCATACGCTTGCAGATAGCGGCATCATCCCCTCGTCCAAAGCAAAGCCGAAAGAGCTGAAAACCTTCAAATTGGCAAAGCTGATCATTCCCATCGCTGCGGAGAAAGCAAAAATTGTTGGAACAGAGGGGAATAACGCAAAAGCAGTTTTGGCGTATTGGTACGCAACGCTGCCGACATTGATGTATCTTGAGAATTGCATAAGAGTCAACCGGGCAGAGTTTACAACTTTACGAGATATGTCCGGAATTCCCAAAGCATTTGCACTGGCAGACGAGCTTGGCTTAACCGATGAACTGGAAGATTTGGAAAGTACGGCGGACGATTACGAAATACCGTATTTGAAAGGTTACGCTGAGCCATATATAAGATGGCGTGACAGTGACGACGGAATAGAGCTTGACGAGCAGACTATACAAAAAAAGGCGGCTTTATACTGGCTGCAAAAGCAGTATAAAAAAGCCGACCGCTTTGCCGCGCGGCTGCCCGAGCCGTCTGCGACTATCTTCCGCTCCACGATCACGCTTTCACACTGCACGGAAATCGTAGCAAGTGGAAAAATGGATCGCTATCCGTTCAGCGAACTCACTGTGGCCCAGGTGGAGCTGATGGACCTTTCTTCGTCGGGCTTTGCCGTCCCCAAGGTGGAAAAGGCGCTTACGGAGCTTCTGGAAACCTGCGCCAAAACGCCAGCGACAACCACGCCCTTATATACAATGCTTGCCCAGTGCCATTTCTTTTTGGACAAGTGGGGTGAGGGGCTTAAAACCCTTCAAACGGCGTTCAATCTGTTGTTTGAAGAGGCGGAGGAAAAAACTTCTTCCACTTCTCTTGCCAATTTCACCGCAGGATACTATCAGGCAGTCATCAACCTCTGCCCGCTCAACGTGTTAAACGATTTGCCCCTGCCCGAAAAAATTCTGCCCACAAAACAGGCGGCGCAGAGTTTAATTGACACGGCGGAACGAGAGGGAGCGAACAGCGAACGATGCGTCAGGATAGCCGCATTGTATCTGGTCGAAAACGATTTCCGGCAAGCAGCCGTATGGCTCGGAAAAGCCAAAGAACAGGATGAGAACGACACCTATTCTGTACCGATTGCACTCATTGAAAGAAAGTTCAATATGGCAAAAACTGCACAACTTGCCGCCAATTTTGAAAACGAAAACAATCTTGCAAAGAAATATCTCAAGGGTCTACAACTTGCCTATTATAAAAGCAGACAAGGTAAAGAATGGCACGACTTTGAAACTGTTTATGCTGGGACGAGCAAGGAGGATATAAACGCATTAAAAGCATTGTATCCCGATGTGCCTGCGAGCCTAATACAACTTTTAGAGCATGTGGACGGCACATATTATCGAGACTATTCCGGCGAAAAGGTTACGTTTTATTTCCTTGGTTCAGATGTAAAAAAATACCCGTATTATCTGCTTTCGGCGGCTCAAATCGTTAAGGACAAGGATGCCGCTGGATGGCTGAAAGAATACATTGCAAAAGATAATCCGTATGACAATGTTGATGAAAAAATTGCCGATAAGGCGGATAATATCTGCTGGCTTCATTTTGCCGACTGCATGAATAACGGCGGAGGATCACAGTTGTTTATTGATTTTTCCCCATCAGGAAAAGGCAAAAAGGGTCAAATTATCCGTTTTCTGCATGACCCTGATACACTCACAGTCATTGCGGACAGTTTTAATGAATACTTGCAAATGCTGATAGATAAGAAATATGATTTTGTTATGTCTGATTACGAACGAATGCGGGCAGAGGTGATTTCGTAA
- a CDS encoding alpha/beta hydrolase — protein sequence MQQPIQIPRNGIELAGVLYAPENFDETKQYPAIVVVHPGGGVKEQTAGLYAGKLAEAGFVTIAYDASHQGESGGEPRYLESPSARVADISYVIDYFNNLHYVDNNRISALGICAGGGYVDNAAQIDKRIKAVANVSGIDIGWLFRDAFGEDPFPTILATLEQVAQGRTAEAQGAELIVANYVPNTAEEAAAAPLAYAREAYDYYRTPRAMCPTAPNKLLVRSFPEVLSYDALRFVDKLLTQPLLLIVGEQSDTAYQAESIFERAASSKKELVRIAGATHVSLYDKDADNAAEKLVVFFKENL from the coding sequence ATGCAACAACCTATCCAAATTCCACGCAACGGCATTGAGTTGGCAGGCGTACTCTACGCCCCTGAAAACTTTGATGAAACCAAGCAATATCCCGCCATCGTCGTCGTTCACCCGGGCGGTGGTGTGAAAGAGCAAACCGCAGGGCTTTACGCAGGCAAACTTGCCGAAGCGGGTTTTGTAACAATTGCTTACGATGCCAGCCATCAAGGGGAAAGCGGGGGCGAACCGCGCTATTTGGAAAGCCCGTCGGCACGCGTAGCGGACATCAGCTATGTGATTGATTATTTTAACAATCTTCATTATGTCGATAACAACCGTATCAGCGCACTCGGTATTTGTGCGGGCGGTGGTTATGTAGATAATGCGGCGCAAATCGACAAACGCATTAAAGCGGTGGCGAACGTATCTGGTATCGACATCGGCTGGCTGTTCCGCGATGCCTTCGGCGAAGACCCATTCCCGACCATTCTTGCCACCCTCGAACAAGTGGCGCAAGGCAGAACCGCCGAAGCGCAAGGTGCAGAACTGATCGTCGCAAACTATGTGCCGAACACCGCCGAAGAAGCCGCCGCCGCACCGCTTGCCTACGCCCGTGAAGCGTACGACTACTACCGCACCCCGCGCGCTATGTGTCCGACTGCCCCAAATAAATTGCTGGTTCGCAGCTTCCCCGAAGTGCTGTCTTACGATGCCTTGCGTTTTGTGGATAAATTACTAACCCAGCCGCTGCTGCTCATCGTCGGCGAACAATCCGACACCGCATATCAGGCGGAATCTATCTTTGAACGCGCCGCTTCCAGCAAAAAAGAACTGGTACGCATTGCAGGCGCAACCCACGTTTCTTTATATGATAAAGACGCAGACAATGCAGCGGAAAAACTAGTGGTTTTCTTTAAAGAAAATCTGTAA
- a CDS encoding alpha/beta hydrolase: protein MKTVFYSNVNGLKIAANVFFPADFDESKQYPAILVGHPAGGVKEQTAGLYAERLAQLGYVTLAFDASYQGESEGFPRHLEEPANRVEDFRTTIDYLTTLPYVDNARIGALGICASGGYGFAAFATDHRIKAYATISGADIGMTFRYGWRGTQAVSAVFPLLDMIGNERTAEAAGGEVAQATWVPFDPQDKTVDPELLEGYDYYRTPRAEHERSPSKFPLVNFGRLLAFTAFNLVDMINRPILFIAGSKAGTRWMSDQTFANIKHAEKELFHVEGASHFDMYDKEPYASEAVEKMGEFFGKNL from the coding sequence ATGAAAACTGTATTTTATTCAAACGTGAATGGTTTAAAAATTGCGGCGAATGTATTTTTCCCTGCAGATTTTGACGAAAGCAAACAATATCCTGCGATTTTAGTGGGCCACCCGGCAGGTGGTGTGAAAGAGCAAACTGCAGGATTATATGCAGAGCGTTTAGCACAATTAGGTTATGTAACCTTGGCGTTTGACGCGAGTTATCAAGGTGAAAGCGAAGGCTTTCCACGCCATTTGGAAGAGCCGGCAAACCGCGTAGAAGATTTCCGCACCACCATAGATTATTTAACCACGTTACCTTATGTGGATAATGCACGCATTGGTGCACTCGGCATTTGTGCGAGCGGCGGTTACGGTTTCGCGGCGTTTGCCACCGATCATCGTATCAAAGCCTACGCAACCATCAGTGGTGCGGACATTGGAATGACCTTCCGCTATGGTTGGCGCGGTACGCAAGCTGTTTCAGCGGTATTCCCATTGTTGGATATGATTGGCAACGAACGTACCGCAGAAGCAGCAGGCGGCGAAGTAGCACAAGCTACTTGGGTACCGTTCGATCCGCAAGACAAAACCGTTGATCCGGAGCTTTTGGAAGGATACGATTACTACCGCACTCCGCGCGCAGAACACGAGCGTTCGCCAAGCAAATTCCCATTAGTGAATTTTGGTCGTTTGTTAGCCTTCACCGCATTCAATTTGGTCGATATGATTAACCGCCCGATTCTTTTCATTGCAGGAAGCAAAGCGGGAACCCGTTGGATGAGCGACCAAACTTTCGCCAACATTAAACACGCTGAAAAAGAGCTATTCCACGTTGAAGGTGCAAGCCACTTTGATATGTATGACAAAGAACCCTATGCGTCAGAAGCCGTGGAAAAAATGGGCGAGTTTTTCGGGAAAAACCTGTAA
- a CDS encoding DUF134 domain-containing protein: MRPQKIRIIDAVPGWRRYLPEGRPNAAEIVVSLDMFEAMRLVDAEGLPQDAAARSMGISTPTLCRLLGEARRRIAMALRDGWALRCDGGNVTVRPCGQPWSGGPHGHGRHGRGQGGPGSVAVMGRDAALAVEHDSMPDPCATEMRITDGRDGADSCGRPEHTGRRRGHDSDRGHGAGRAGTGSGQGVRSRRDAMEDIQ; the protein is encoded by the coding sequence ATGAGACCACAGAAAATCCGTATTATTGACGCCGTTCCCGGATGGCGGCGTTATCTGCCCGAAGGCCGCCCGAACGCGGCGGAAATAGTGGTGAGTCTTGATATGTTCGAGGCCATGCGCCTGGTGGACGCCGAGGGGCTGCCGCAGGACGCGGCGGCGCGCAGTATGGGGATTTCCACGCCGACCCTCTGTCGTCTGCTGGGCGAGGCCAGGCGGCGTATAGCCATGGCTCTGCGCGACGGCTGGGCTCTGCGCTGTGACGGCGGCAATGTGACGGTGCGCCCCTGCGGGCAACCCTGGTCCGGTGGGCCACACGGTCACGGACGCCATGGGCGCGGGCAGGGTGGACCGGGTTCCGTCGCAGTGATGGGCCGGGATGCGGCTCTTGCCGTGGAACACGATAGCATGCCGGACCCCTGCGCGACGGAGATGAGGATCACGGACGGCCGGGACGGGGCCGACTCCTGCGGACGCCCCGAGCATACTGGACGGCGGCGCGGGCACGACAGTGACCGGGGGCACGGCGCGGGACGTGCGGGAACCGGTTCGGGACAGGGAGTGCGGAGCCGCCGTGACGCCATGGAGGACATACAATGA
- a CDS encoding DUF2156 domain-containing protein, translated as MNKNFTPVSLDGSRDFYSLWQRTPRRSLDYTLPNLWGWQEYYGLEWCFDDALCWIRQTRPRLVCWAPMGDWSAVDWSRVLPAVFSEAAHDFVRVPEELLRIWQEALPGLVDPEEDRGQWEYLYKQEELADLPGNRFHKKRNHINSYIKAYGKPDYRPLDDAMVEDVLAVQDDWCQWHECEDSPSLQAENDAINRVLSHWDRFSGLHGGSLYVDGRMIAFSVGEKLDELSLGVHYEKGLNGFRGVYQTINCEFARHAGAGFTYINRAQDLDEEGLRQAKMTYMPTDFLRKYKVRVRKA; from the coding sequence ATGAACAAGAATTTCACGCCGGTAAGCCTGGACGGCAGCCGGGATTTTTACAGTCTCTGGCAGCGCACGCCGCGCCGCTCCCTGGACTACACCCTGCCCAATCTCTGGGGCTGGCAGGAATATTACGGCCTGGAATGGTGCTTTGACGACGCGCTCTGCTGGATTCGCCAGACCCGTCCCCGGCTGGTCTGTTGGGCTCCGATGGGCGACTGGAGCGCCGTGGACTGGAGCCGCGTCCTGCCCGCCGTGTTCAGCGAGGCGGCGCATGATTTCGTGCGCGTGCCCGAGGAACTGCTGCGCATCTGGCAAGAGGCCTTGCCCGGCTTGGTGGACCCCGAGGAAGATCGCGGCCAGTGGGAATATCTCTACAAGCAGGAGGAACTGGCCGATCTGCCCGGCAACCGTTTCCACAAGAAAAGGAATCACATCAACAGCTATATCAAGGCCTACGGCAAACCGGACTACCGCCCGCTGGACGACGCCATGGTGGAGGATGTGCTGGCCGTGCAGGACGACTGGTGCCAATGGCACGAGTGCGAGGATTCTCCGTCGCTGCAGGCGGAAAATGACGCCATCAACCGCGTGCTCTCGCACTGGGACAGGTTCAGCGGGCTCCACGGCGGTTCCCTCTATGTGGATGGCCGGATGATAGCCTTCAGCGTGGGTGAAAAGCTGGACGAACTGAGCCTGGGCGTACACTACGAGAAAGGCCTCAACGGCTTCCGGGGCGTATACCAGACCATCAACTGCGAATTCGCCCGGCATGCGGGCGCGGGCTTCACCTATATCAACCGGGCCCAGGATCTGGATGAGGAAGGGCTGCGCCAAGCCAAGATGACCTACATGCCCACGGATTTTCTGCGTAAATACAAGGTGCGCGTACGCAAGGCCTGA
- a CDS encoding MATE family efflux transporter has product MPTPDLSTSPRAIWRLTWPQMLMMYLVFFMGFNTVWVAGQISADVQAALGMVTQCAIFLMVVIMAVSSGATAAVSQSLGARKMRRAQRYVGTTVLGSLGLGLLVAVGGWFFGDGILRLLMVPERILPIARELWQVTMLALPAQYIYSATGVMFRATRQVLPPLWVAALVCVVNLLACLGFGLGWFGLPAFGYMGLVWANLGAQCLGALCNCLLLGNSGYLQRRALPTLRWLKSGLPYLLRVALPAGAAQIVWQSGYLTLFVLVASLPTDSVNALAGLTAGLRVEALLFLPGMAFNMTVAVLVGNSLGAGKPEEAKRLALNLVGLAALAMSLVAALLWPFRLELAELLSQEPGTQAQIISYLTYNLISTPFSIASTVMGGIMVGAGATQYNLMVYGGTFWLVRLPLGWLLGHLLWGTASGVFAAMLFSQCLQTCIMLYVVLYRDWARFAMRRWREHHTERKPA; this is encoded by the coding sequence ATGCCCACGCCTGATCTGAGCACTTCTCCGCGCGCCATCTGGCGGCTGACCTGGCCCCAGATGCTCATGATGTACCTTGTGTTCTTCATGGGCTTCAACACGGTCTGGGTGGCCGGGCAGATCAGCGCCGACGTGCAGGCCGCCCTGGGCATGGTGACCCAGTGCGCCATTTTCCTGATGGTGGTGATCATGGCCGTGTCCAGCGGGGCCACGGCCGCGGTCAGCCAGTCCCTGGGCGCGCGCAAAATGCGCCGCGCCCAGCGTTATGTGGGCACCACCGTGCTTGGCAGCCTGGGTCTGGGCCTGCTGGTGGCCGTGGGCGGCTGGTTTTTCGGCGACGGCATATTGCGCCTGCTCATGGTGCCGGAAAGAATTCTGCCCATCGCCCGCGAACTCTGGCAGGTCACCATGTTGGCCCTGCCCGCCCAGTACATCTATTCCGCCACCGGGGTCATGTTTCGCGCCACGCGCCAGGTATTGCCGCCGCTCTGGGTGGCCGCCCTGGTCTGCGTGGTCAACCTGCTGGCCTGCCTGGGCTTCGGTCTGGGCTGGTTCGGCCTGCCCGCCTTCGGCTACATGGGCCTGGTCTGGGCCAACCTGGGCGCGCAATGCCTGGGGGCCCTCTGCAACTGCCTGCTGCTGGGCAACTCCGGCTATCTGCAACGCCGGGCCCTGCCCACGTTGCGCTGGCTCAAGTCCGGTCTGCCCTATCTGTTGCGGGTGGCCCTGCCCGCGGGCGCGGCCCAGATCGTCTGGCAATCCGGCTATCTCACCCTGTTCGTGCTGGTGGCCTCGCTGCCCACGGACAGCGTCAACGCCCTGGCCGGGCTGACCGCCGGACTCAGGGTGGAAGCCCTGCTTTTTCTGCCGGGCATGGCCTTCAACATGACCGTGGCCGTGCTGGTGGGCAACAGCCTGGGCGCGGGCAAACCGGAGGAAGCCAAACGCCTGGCCCTGAATCTGGTGGGCCTGGCCGCCCTGGCCATGAGTCTGGTGGCGGCCCTGCTCTGGCCCTTCCGCCTGGAGCTGGCGGAACTGCTTTCCCAAGAACCCGGCACCCAGGCCCAGATCATCAGTTATCTGACCTACAACCTGATCTCCACGCCCTTTTCCATCGCCAGCACAGTCATGGGCGGCATCATGGTGGGCGCCGGGGCCACCCAGTACAATCTGATGGTTTACGGCGGCACCTTCTGGCTGGTGCGCCTGCCCCTGGGCTGGCTGCTGGGGCATCTGCTCTGGGGCACGGCCTCGGGGGTTTTCGCGGCCATGCTGTTTTCACAATGTCTGCAAACCTGCATCATGCTCTATGTGGTGCTTTACCGCGACTGGGCGCGTTTCGCCATGAGGCGCTGGCGGGAGCACCACACAGAACGCAAGCCCGCCTGA
- the lysA gene encoding diaminopimelate decarboxylase, protein MSDIRSAYTDSLHFYGRHTPRELAETYGTPLYVYNENVLRQRCRDLMALSGQPGFGVNYSIKANANPVLLRMIREEGLVVDAMSPGELFMNDLAGFTPAEILYISNNNSDTELQNALVHGLLVSVDSLSQLDTLGRLNRGGKVMVRFNPGIGAGHHAKVVTAGKETKFGVTPDKIDEVFALLARHELTLAGINQHIGSLFMEPDGYLNAARVLLDLAETLPDGALDRLEIIDFGGGFGIPYHKYEGEARLDMADLGRRLHAMISGWAASAGYTGRFLVEPGRYVAAECGVLLGRVHAVKNNGDKRYVGTDLGFNVLVRPAMYDSFHDVEIYRGEKGSADAEPMRQTIVGNICESGDILAKDRLLPVMREGDVLGILDAGAYGFTMASNYNQRRRPAEVLIQSDGTARLIRRRETLEDLARCLDGLL, encoded by the coding sequence ATGTCCGACATCCGCTCCGCTTACACCGACAGCCTCCATTTCTACGGCAGGCACACTCCCCGCGAGTTGGCCGAGACCTACGGCACGCCGCTCTATGTCTACAATGAAAATGTCCTGCGCCAGCGCTGCCGCGACCTGATGGCCCTTTCCGGCCAGCCCGGCTTCGGGGTCAACTATTCGATCAAGGCCAACGCCAACCCCGTGCTGCTGCGGATGATCCGCGAAGAAGGCCTGGTGGTGGACGCCATGAGCCCGGGCGAGCTGTTCATGAACGATCTGGCCGGTTTTACGCCCGCCGAGATCCTGTACATCTCCAACAACAATTCCGACACGGAACTGCAGAACGCCCTGGTGCACGGCCTGCTGGTCAGCGTGGACTCCCTTTCCCAGCTGGATACCCTGGGCCGCCTCAATCGCGGCGGCAAAGTCATGGTGCGCTTCAACCCCGGCATCGGGGCCGGGCATCACGCCAAGGTGGTCACCGCGGGCAAGGAAACCAAGTTCGGCGTCACGCCGGACAAAATAGATGAAGTCTTCGCCCTGCTCGCCAGGCATGAGCTGACCCTGGCCGGCATCAATCAGCATATCGGCTCGCTGTTCATGGAGCCCGACGGTTATCTGAACGCGGCCCGGGTGCTGCTGGATCTGGCCGAAACCCTGCCCGACGGCGCGCTGGACAGGCTGGAAATCATCGACTTCGGCGGCGGCTTCGGCATTCCCTACCACAAGTATGAGGGCGAAGCGCGTCTGGACATGGCCGATCTGGGCCGTCGCCTGCACGCCATGATCAGCGGCTGGGCCGCCAGCGCCGGTTACACGGGGCGCTTTCTGGTGGAGCCGGGCCGCTATGTGGCCGCCGAATGCGGCGTGCTGCTGGGCCGGGTCCATGCCGTGAAAAACAACGGCGACAAGCGCTATGTGGGCACGGACCTGGGCTTCAACGTGCTGGTGCGCCCAGCCATGTACGATTCCTTCCATGATGTGGAGATCTACCGTGGCGAGAAGGGCTCGGCGGATGCCGAGCCCATGCGCCAGACCATTGTGGGCAATATCTGCGAAAGCGGCGATATTCTCGCCAAAGACCGCCTGCTGCCGGTCATGCGCGAAGGGGACGTGCTGGGCATTCTTGATGCCGGAGCCTACGGCTTCACCATGGCTTCCAATTACAATCAGCGCCGCCGCCCCGCCGAAGTGCTGATCCAGAGTGACGGCACGGCCCGCCTGATCCGCCGCCGCGAAACCCTGGAAGATCTGGCCCGTTGCCTTGACGGCCTGCTGTAG
- a CDS encoding FKBP-type peptidyl-prolyl cis-trans isomerase: MPIKKGDTVRVHYTGTLADGTVFDSSRERDPLEFTLGKGMLIPGFEAAVEGHEAGETVTVTIPPDQAYGDADPELVFTVARAQVPSHIPLEAGVPLQLSNEQGQMDVTITEVGADEITLDANHPLAGKELTFEIEIVEAK; this comes from the coding sequence ATGCCCATTAAAAAAGGCGACACGGTGCGTGTGCACTACACCGGTACACTGGCTGACGGCACGGTTTTCGATTCCTCCAGGGAGCGCGACCCCCTGGAATTCACTCTGGGCAAGGGCATGCTGATCCCGGGCTTCGAGGCCGCTGTGGAAGGCCATGAAGCCGGGGAAACCGTCACCGTGACCATTCCTCCGGATCAGGCCTACGGCGACGCCGATCCTGAACTGGTCTTCACCGTGGCCCGCGCCCAGGTTCCGTCGCACATTCCCCTGGAAGCGGGCGTGCCCTTGCAGCTTTCCAACGAGCAGGGCCAGATGGACGTGACCATCACCGAAGTGGGCGCGGATGAAATCACGCTTGACGCCAACCACCCCCTGGCGGGCAAGGAATTGACCTTCGAGATTGAGATCGTCGAGGCAAAGTAA
- a CDS encoding glutamine synthetase III has product MSSNTARHSAIQAITTYKPDAAPLNFADTRPTDIFGSNVFNDRVMRERLPKDVYKSLHKTIAFGERMDPSIADTVAAVMKDWAIEKGATHFTHVFYPLTGQTAEKHDSFLMPDGTGGVIAEFSGSMLIRGEPDASSFPSGGLRSTFEARGYTAWDVTSPAYIMENPNGTFLCIPTMFLSWTGVALDKKTPLLRSGQALNREAQRVLALFNIHTDLPVISYAGLEQEYFLIDHNFNFARPDLQIAGRSLFGARPAKGQEFSDQYFGVIPQRVLSCMMEVERELYKLGVPVRTRHNEAAPSQYEIAPLYEPSNLAVDHNHIIMATLRNVAKRYGLKCLLHEKPFSGINGSGKHVNYSIGNAELGTLFDPGETPHANAKFLVFCAAMIRAVHKFGGLLRATVASAGNDHRLGAHEAPPAIMSIFLGDQLTEVFEAFRAGRIGDAANGKSGRVMNVGVDTLPPLPTDPGDRNRTSPVAFTGNRFEFRAVGSSQSAAGSITALNAMMADSLGFAADWLERKITSGTAFNAAVESFISHVIEEHSAVIFNGDGYSEVWHNEARRRGLPDLRNTPEALPELTRPEVIALYEGQGVLNRAELKARQDIYLEQYCKTVRTEANLSIRMARTIIFPAGMRYQGELAGTAAQLRAIGKDYKTMTLDEVTAHLRGLQTATARLEDVLADVGQLGESLDAAQRYCEEVLPLMKEVRHYADLLETRVADDLWALPNYQEILFGK; this is encoded by the coding sequence ATGAGCAGCAATACCGCCCGTCACAGCGCCATCCAGGCCATTACCACCTACAAGCCGGACGCGGCTCCGCTCAATTTCGCGGACACCAGACCCACGGACATTTTCGGCAGCAATGTCTTCAATGACCGCGTCATGCGCGAGCGCCTGCCCAAAGACGTGTACAAGTCGCTGCATAAGACCATTGCCTTCGGCGAACGCATGGACCCCTCCATTGCCGACACCGTGGCAGCGGTGATGAAAGACTGGGCCATTGAAAAAGGGGCCACTCATTTCACGCACGTCTTTTATCCGCTTACCGGCCAGACCGCCGAAAAGCACGACAGCTTCCTGATGCCCGACGGCACGGGCGGCGTGATTGCCGAGTTTTCCGGCTCCATGCTGATCCGGGGCGAACCCGACGCCTCCTCCTTTCCCTCCGGGGGGCTGCGCTCCACCTTTGAGGCACGCGGCTACACGGCCTGGGATGTGACCAGCCCGGCCTACATCATGGAAAATCCCAACGGCACCTTTCTGTGCATCCCGACCATGTTCCTGTCCTGGACGGGCGTGGCCCTGGACAAAAAGACGCCGCTGCTGCGCTCCGGCCAGGCCCTGAACCGTGAGGCCCAGCGGGTGCTGGCCCTCTTCAACATCCATACGGATCTGCCGGTGATTTCCTATGCCGGTCTGGAGCAGGAATATTTTCTCATCGACCACAACTTCAACTTCGCCCGCCCCGATCTGCAAATCGCCGGGCGTTCGCTGTTCGGCGCGCGCCCGGCCAAGGGGCAGGAATTCAGCGACCAGTATTTCGGGGTCATTCCGCAGCGCGTCCTGTCCTGCATGATGGAAGTGGAGCGCGAACTCTACAAACTGGGCGTGCCCGTGCGCACCCGCCACAACGAGGCGGCCCCCAGCCAGTACGAGATCGCGCCGCTCTACGAGCCCAGCAACCTGGCCGTGGACCACAACCACATCATCATGGCCACCCTGCGCAACGTGGCCAAGCGCTACGGCCTGAAATGCCTGCTGCACGAAAAACCTTTCAGCGGCATCAACGGCTCGGGCAAGCACGTCAATTATTCCATCGGCAACGCGGAGCTGGGCACGCTTTTTGATCCCGGCGAAACCCCGCACGCCAATGCCAAGTTCCTGGTCTTCTGCGCGGCCATGATCCGTGCCGTGCACAAGTTCGGCGGCCTGTTGCGGGCCACTGTGGCCAGCGCCGGCAACGATCACCGTTTGGGCGCGCATGAGGCCCCTCCGGCCATCATGTCCATCTTTTTGGGCGATCAGCTCACCGAGGTCTTTGAGGCTTTCCGGGCCGGACGCATCGGGGACGCGGCCAACGGCAAAAGCGGGCGGGTCATGAATGTGGGGGTGGATACCCTGCCGCCCCTGCCCACGGACCCCGGCGACCGCAACCGCACCAGCCCCGTGGCCTTTACCGGCAACCGCTTTGAATTCCGGGCCGTGGGCTCCAGCCAGTCCGCCGCCGGTTCCATCACCGCGCTCAACGCCATGATGGCCGATTCCCTGGGCTTCGCCGCCGACTGGCTGGAACGGAAAATCACGTCCGGCACGGCTTTCAATGCCGCCGTGGAATCCTTCATCAGCCACGTCATTGAGGAACACAGCGCCGTGATTTTCAACGGCGACGGCTATTCGGAAGTCTGGCACAACGAGGCCCGGCGGCGCGGTCTGCCCGATCTGCGCAACACGCCCGAGGCCCTGCCGGAACTCACCCGGCCCGAGGTCATTGCCCTGTACGAAGGGCAGGGCGTGCTGAACCGGGCCGAGCTCAAGGCCCGCCAGGACATCTATCTGGAGCAGTACTGCAAGACCGTGCGCACCGAGGCCAATCTGTCCATCCGCATGGCCCGCACCATCATTTTCCCGGCGGGCATGCGCTACCAGGGCGAACTGGCGGGCACGGCCGCGCAGCTGCGGGCCATCGGCAAGGATTACAAAACCATGACCCTGGACGAAGTCACCGCGCATCTGCGCGGCCTGCAGACGGCCACGGCCCGGCTGGAGGACGTGCTGGCCGACGTGGGCCAACTGGGCGAAAGCCTGGACGCCGCCCAGCGCTATTGTGAAGAGGTGCTGCCTCTCATGAAAGAGGTGCGTCACTATGCGGACCTGCTGGAAACCCGCGTGGCCGACGATTTGTGGGCTTTGCCCAACTACCAGGAAATTCTGTTCGGCAAATAG